CTTTTGCCTCTGGTAGGGGTAGATCAAAATCTGTTTCAGGATTACAATTTGGCAGGCCATCTGCTGCTGGCCCTATTGGTGCATGGCCAGTAAATAAAGCAAACTTTCAGTATCCTAGGGGAAAACTTCTTGATATCTATAGGAACCAAAAGATGCCAGTCGTTGATTTTACCTCTGAGAGCTTTGAGGAAGTTCCTCCAATAACAGTATCTAGCTCCATAGCTCCTTTGGCATTTGTCACACCTGATGCAGAGGAAGAGGTAAACTGAATTGTTATCACCAACTACATCATTGTATTCCCTATTGGCATTTGCATCTAAGGATCAGCCCTCTGTATTGTGCATATAGAAGAGATTACATGAAAACTGACTTAGATACTCATGTAGTTtaaatttatttgttttatttagTGTGGAAGTAGTTTGATTTGGAACTTTGTGGAAATAGTTTGATCTTGGGAAGTAGAACTTAGGCATTCTTGCATGTTGGATGGTGATTTTGATACACATATATATTACTTGGATATGCTTATCTGTTGAGATCTGCCTGTTTTTGCATGCTGTAATTAATGATTTGAAGAAAGACACTGTGAAGTGATGGCTTGTGAACTATGATCTAACAGTGGCAAACGATGCATGCTACAGTTACTGAAGTTATTCAGTGTCATGTAACCAACACTAGGAGCACAGAGCATGCCTGCATTGTCATGTCCTGCACAAGCATTAATTTTGTTTGGAAAATGTGCTCCATACAGATTTTATTTCCAATTGTTCTTCATGGTATTAGATATTAAATTGCATTGTTAATGTCTCTTTTCTTTTGTTGGAGATAATCTTTATGGTGgacttatatataatttaaaaatggtTGTCTAAAAGGTTGTTCTGAAAGATATTTGGAAGGGGGAAGTCACAAGCAGTGAAGTGAGCTTAAATCGGGAAAGGATGACAAGAGTTAATGAGGAGATAGGTGAGCAACTTGTCATAATACTGATTTAATCTGAATACAATTATTGATCTTGTATATCTTTTATGTAGATGATGGTGGCAAGACACTAGTTGATAACAAACATGATAAAATGGAATCCGTTGCCACTTTAAAAGGTTAATGAAATACCtgttttttcatattttattagAAGCTCTATTTTAACTCTTCTTGTTCATTACTAAAAGTTGTGTTGATTTTTCATTTCAGAGCTGGAAAGTAAGGATAATATCAACCTTCTGATTAACTTAGTGGGTCCTGATGATCGGGCTCCAAAGGTTGCAGATCATGAAGTTATCCACGATAAACCAGTTTTAGGTGGTAATCTTACCAATTTTGAGATAAATCTTAGTGAGATAGAAGTGGCAAATGTTGATGACCAAACAAGTCACTTGGATATTCCGAAGAATATCAAATTAGGAGAGGGTTCAACTGTTTCCTTTGATGTTAATGCTAAGCTACCTGATGCATCATGTCCTTTATATGATGCTTCTTTTGTTGAGATCTCAAACACCAACAACCATGAAAATCACAAAATTGAAAAAAAGCTTTCAGAACAGGGTACCTTTCCTGAGGAGTTGAGTTTATTTTACCAGGATCCACAAGGAGATATACAAGGTCCATTTTTGGGTGTTGACATTATCTCATGGTTTGAACAAGGTTTCTTTAGTACAGATTTACCTGTGTGCTTATCAGATGCTCCTGAGGGCACAccatttcggccacttggggaagTTATGCCTCACTTGAAGCTAGAGCAACATATTGTCCTGGATCTCCCTTCTGGTAACAAGTCCGAACCCTTGGACACTACAAGGGGCAACCTGGAGACTTGTGTTCCCTCTTCCCGTTTTAGCGATTCTTTTCCCACAAATGATCAGCAACGGTTGCTATCTTGGGATACTTTGGATCATCATGTAAAACACAATGTTGTTGAGAGTGAAGCTTCAGTAGATCCTAACAAAGCTTGGTTATCTTTTTCCAATTCAGAAACACCACTAGGTACAACTGGTCTTGAAGAAAAAATCTTCCATGATTTTACTGGTCAAGATACAGAAGGTTTGTCTAATTAAAACTGTTTGATTTTGTTTTGGTTTCCTTTTCCTAATGCCTATATTGAATTTATAGTTGCTGAGTTATTTTTTGTGTTTGCAGTTGTATTGTATAAGGGTAGGCCTGTGGGGGACATGGAGAAGGGGTCAGGAAAGCTTGTTAATGAGAACATTGCTCTATCAAGATCCACCAGTGGTAATCATTTTTTGATGACAGAAACAGGAAATAGTAGTTTTGCCAGTCATAACATTCCTAGAGATAATGACTTAAATTCTCTTGGATTGTTGTGGTCTGAGCTAGAAGGAACTCACCGGAAGCTTCCCCTTTCATCAACTGTTCCAGGCTCCACTGAGAATTTGATTGACAATCATGATTCTGCTCGAAATGCCTTTCTGTTTAGCCACAATCCAGAACAGTTCAATTCAATAAGTGACTTCCCCATCATGAATGAACCATGGGCCAACAATTATAGGAGCAAGGGTTCAAACATAATTCATGATAACTTTGATGCAAATAACTTGTCACGGTTTGAAGCTGAGTCAAACCAATTTAGTTTAGAACGGCAACTGCTCTTACAACAATTGGAAAAGCAGCAACTTCAGCAGCAACGCTTATTGTCCCCTCAAAATGtcgagttcgctggaacattatTGGATCAGGTGCGTGACCCAATGCAGCAGCATCACCTTGTTAATCAACAACCTAGGGAGGATCTAGAACGGATCCTGAAATTTCAGTTTGAGCAGCAGAGGTATCTCGATCAGTTGAAGCAGCAGCATCAAATGCACCAGAGACACCAACAACTGCATGAGCATCAGATGCAATTACTGCATCGTCTTCAACATCATGAACCACAACGACAGCAACAACTACAGAAGCAGATTCATCTTGAACATTTGCTGCATCGACAATTACTTGAACCTGGTTCTGGAGCATCAAACATCGATTCTCATGTGATGAATATGTATGACCAGGTTCTTCTTAGGCAGCGTCTCTTGAGTGAGTCCCAACAACAGTCTCATAACCTTTCACTGCATCATGACTCAGCATCCGAGCAATTTTTGGAAGCAAATTTTCTGCAGAACTTCCaacgtcaaaatcaaaatgatctGTTGGATGTTCTATCTCATTCCAAGCGGGGACAGGTTCCTACTTTAGAACAAAAGTTTCTTTTAGAGCTTCAGCAGGAGCAGCTTCAAGCACGACAACTCTCAAGGCAGCTGTCTGGCATGGAAGAAGAGAGACATGTAGGGGGGGTTTGGTCCGTTGATGATTCTGGTCAGTTCATCAGAACTGCCGCTGGTCCACACCAGAATTATGCTGCCAGACTTAGCCAATTAGATCTTGTGCAGGCGCAGGCACTCTCATCACTCGAGCAGCCCAGCCATCTTCAGCAGAATTTTTTGTCACATGAGAGAATGCCGCATGATCCTTATGAACGAAGACCACATCCTCTTGATAGGTCAATGCATATGCATGTAGGTGCTCCTGCTCCAAACTTGGATCTTGTAAATGCTGTAGCACGAGCTCAAGGGCTAGATGCTCAGGGACATCTTGATCAGCTGCATGCTTTTAATCAGATAGGACAAATTCCTTCTAGTGTTCGTTCCCATCAGATTCGTATTTCTGAGGAGTTCGCTGTTCCACACTTGGATGCAAGAGAGAGGCACTGGTCCGAGGCAAGTAGGCAGCGATCATCTGACTTGATGGAATCCCATCTGAAGCAGTTGCAAATAGAAGCAGCAAAGCAAAGAAGCACCAATCTGAGCCTTCCTGGTGAGAACCTAAATGCATGGGCCTCATCTCTTGGAAATGATGGAAGCTCAGAGCATGGATTGAGAGACTTGCTCTTTCATGAAAATTTTCAATCTCAACAGCCAACAGGATTGGCAGTTGGTACTCCTACATCATCCTATGAGCTGAGGGATTCTTGGATCTATTCCCGTCCTAGTTCAGAAAATCCCTTTAATCTTAGCTCAGAGAGAGGAGGTTTGAGTAGTTCTTTTTCAGAGAGTTCATTTTTTGCTGATGTAGGACAGCCGACAAAGGAGCAACTATCAAACAAAAATATGGAAGATGATGCTAGTAACTTTGAAAGCAGCAGATCAACTTTGAGATCTGGTTCTGCAAGATCATATGAACAGAAACAATTCCCGGCAGATATAGATATAATTGAAAAAGAAAAGTTTGTGAATTCTGTTGCTGGTGGTTCTTCATTAAAAAGATTAGATATCTCCAACCTGATGGAGGGGGCGAGAGGGAAGTCACTGGGTCCAAGAGGTAGTTCCGGGACTCGATTAGCTATGGACATGCAGGAGAGTGGGGTTAAGCAAGCAGCAGGTGGAGGTCATGAAGTGGTTAACATTGACAAATCTTTTAGGCATGATTCATCTGGAAAGGCTGGTAATTTGATCAAAACAATTTTCCTCTTTCTGAGTTAACTGCTTGTATTCTTTGGTGATTCCTAAAAGTATTATCTGAATTCCTGCAGGGGGAGGTTTAACCTTTTTTAATTATGAAATGACACTTGATAGTGTTCATCCTGAAGAGATTGGTAGCAACATGTAAGAAATTCTCTGCTACTATCCAATTTATTAAAATGTATGACTACTGAGATGAACGGCTTTCTTTTCTATAAAGTAATTAGAATTTGATGTTGGATTTATTTTTCTGTTTAACTAAGTGCCTCGTATttgatttcttttttaattaaccatttatcatcaaaatattctTCATCTGGACATGgagtaatttataattgattgtcAGTGTGCCTGAATTTGTTTTAAATTTCAATGGCTTGTTTATCATTTCTAGTAATCTATGCTAATTTATGTGTGTGCATATGCATGCACACATGTGGACTACAGTAACCTACTGTTCTTGGTCTTGTCAAAGAGTGATGCTGCCAGTTTGAGCTTGCTGTTCGGTGATTCAGACCTTCTGAAAAAGTTCTGTTACTAGCATATTTACCTCAGCTTTGAGCAATTTATACTTGATTTCAAAGCTTGAGCCTCGAGGATCGCATTTTCTGTAGGAACTGATTTTAGATCTGGAGGCCCAAAACTAATTTTGGATTGGTTGGATTGATGCCTCAATCCTGCCAAGATTCTAATACCTATATATTTTTGTGTGTTATGCATGTACATGTATGTGTATGAATAAATGAAGACACATATACTTGTGCTCATACATATGGATACAAGTGTATGTATGTAGACATAATATTGATGCTCTACTAAATGAAACCAGTCTAGCACTGTCCTTGGACTGATCTTCTACAGGTTAGCTTCATGGCTTATCTTCTTAGTTCTTGTTGTCTTATAAGCCAACCTCTTATGGCTtggcttcttctcttcctcctctagaAATGATTTGGCCTGCATTATATCAGAAGTAAGGATTTATTGCTTGGTTTTCTCTTTTGGGTTCGCTTGAGCTTGTTtatttcctttcttttcattTAATGGAATGAGGATGGCACTATCTATAAGCTGACCTCTAATGCTTTGACAATTTTTGTTCGAGCTTGGACTTGTTTATTACATTTCCTTCTGAGGTGATATCTTCGTAAGTCAACCCTTGTGGTTTGGCTTCTTCAGGCTGACATAGACCTGTTTATGTGTTCTTCTTCCAAAACTAATCGAGTTTGCAGCAATGCACGAGTTGCACTACTTCTCAGTGCTAGATTTGCTTCTTAATCACTTCTACCTTTTCTCTCGACCATAGCTATATTTTCATGTACATTTTTGTTAGATGGACCAGTGTCATTCAAGTATGGTGATTTCCCCTACGTACCAGTTTCAATTAGATTTGACTAAGTTCTAGTGCATCTTCGAAAATGTCTGAAGTTAACATGGCATTTGGCATTCTTATAATCATATGTGCTGCTGTGCAATCATATATCTTTATGGGTGTATCATGGGCATGTTAAGGTGCTTGGTGTTAGTACCTTGTTGGCATGGCTGCATGGTTATAGCTTTCAGGGGTTGGCCTGGCTAGCACAAAAGTTCTACAGTTAAAGCAGAAATTAATCCGTTGCTTCAAGTGAAGAACATAATTTATGTAGTCCGACATGTTATTTTTGTCTTCATCAAGTATAGTTTGGATAGTGTCCGagtacataattttttatttcattatttttgTTAAAGTCTGGTTACTTTTGGTGGCTATGTAATTGGTtatttgatttctcaatatttagcAATATTTCTTACCTATAAAATTTTTTAGAAGTTTATGAAAGTGTTTTTAAAATCTAATTGAAACAAAATTATTCTTCAAATTGATTTTGGTGATGTTATCTACAATGTGATTAAGTATTTACCGTTGGTGATAGTGTATTTACTGTTTATTAGATTAATGTGTACTGATTTGCCACAAAATCatgttcttttatttttaattgaATACATGATCAACTGTAACTTAAATTGTATCACTTCCATGAGATTCTTTTTCTTATAttactttttttaaatttttttgctaAAATGCTGGTTTGATGACCTCATTTTCCCTTCTATTATTGATGCATGATCATGTTTAGAGCCTTGCTTGTCCTTGGTTATCCTTTTTTTGTAGTATATGTCGTGAATTTTTGTGCAGACTGTTAAATTTACACTGTTTTTTTGCTCTCTCAATTTTGTTTAAGCTCtgctctttttcattttttgcaGTTCTGGTGATGTTTTGAAAGGAACCAATAGTTCGTTCTTAGAACATACCCGTGATCCTCATGCTACATCATCCGCAGAACTGCCAGACATGATAGCTTCTCAACCACCAAAGGGAAAGAAACCTACTACTTTTGGGTCGTCTGAGGGTATGCtgttctttcttccccttttttacctTTTGCCTTTTTCACATTGTCTTCAGATTATGGTTTTTGTCTGAAGACTAGTTCTTGTTTGCTGTAGATTGATTGACTTAtaattatttctattttttttaaaaagaagaCTCTGCAGGTAATCCTGCATCCCAATCTACAGAGACATCAATCTCCAACAAGAAAGACTCCAGATTTCGTCGAACTTCTTCGGGCAGCGATGCTGATGTTATGGAACTTTCATTCAGTGACATGCTGAAGAGCACCAAAAAGCCGATGCCTGAACCTGAGAACCCAGAAGTAGGTTCACTCGGCAAGGctgccaaaaagaagggaaaaaaaggCAGGCAGATCGATCCATCCCTTCTCGGTTTCAAAGTCCATAGCAACCGCATCTTGATGGGTGAGATCCAGCGACCAGACGATTGAGGATTGCACCTCTACCGTCGGCAAAATGCTTATCGCTTTTCCATCCGAAGGATGTACAGATCCTCAtctaattcttttcttttttcttgaattaATTTTTGTAGTCCTGTCCTCGACAGATGCGTTGTAAAGCAGGGGGTTTCGGATGTTCAGATTTGAAATCTAGCAGAGTCCTCCCTTCATGTGAATACGTGGGGATGTTGGAATAAACATATGTACAGCTCAGTGAAAGCAATTAGTTATTtccccctcccccctctcctTTCCTGCCATGAATAACTTTTTGACTGGCTCTCTCTGCTTCCAAGTCCATTTAGCTCATTCTGAACAATTGTGTTGATATCTCATCCTTGCACTTGATATATAGTTTGTTTCGTAGATGAATCAAATCTTGGTCATCAATTTGTGATCCGGCTCATGATCTTTTTTGCTTGCCAGGGGTCTCGAGGCACGCTTCTTCTTGCAAGTGGTCAAAGAGAAGGGTGCTTTGATAACCTTGGGACATCCTTGGAGAGCATCACCTGCTACTATTACGACCTTGTAAAAGGGTAGCATGAGGAGGAAATGAGGTCGGTCGTTCCATAAAAGTCTGGTAATTGGGGTTGAAACCTCTTTTTTAGTTGATTGGATTTAACATATTACTTTTGGTTATTAATTGAAGGAAGCAATcgactttttttttctctttttggccAACTAACACAACATGCGAAGCCTAACATTTAATCTTTACaagtttaaatattataaaaaagatctctagatatatatatatatatatatatatatatatatatatatatatatatatatatatatatatatattctaattatGAATGGACTAAACTTATCGAACATTAGATACTGCAAATGGTGAGATCCAGGTATTATAACCATCTTTTAATCATTCTTAATGCCATTAAGGAAAATTTGTATAGTTCTCGAGATGAAGAACATTTGATGAGTTCTTGATGGACAAACGTTAATCCCAAAGCACACCAAATGCAAATGACACGATGATTATTAGCATCGACATCAAGAACAAATTTGCACGAGTATATATTTCAAAAACACTCGGAATAATATGATTAATTTCATCATGTCATATTAATGACTAAAATTATCCATTTAATAACATTCATTTCCATCGTGTCAAGGGTTAACATTAAACAAAAAGGGTCCCTTAAAAATCTATATATTATTCTTCGTTAAACATAAATCCCTGACGGAGTCTCGCCTTCCTCACTGCCGAAACGGTTTCCGTTATCGACTCCCCAAGTTACCGCAGCACGTCCGTCTCCGACGTGGAACGCACGTGAGTAAATGCGACCACCCGAACTGGTCGTCACGTGAAGGGGAAGAAACCTTCAAAACCCTCTCGAAACCCTAACGGCCctatccccctctccacctcttcGGCCCCCCCCCTCCCCACTCCTCCCCTTACGTGCGGCAATGGCGGCGACCCCGTTGGACGAGGCCAAGGCGAAGAACGTCCTCCGCCAGGTGATTTGGCCTTCGAATCCCTTTCTTCTCCCCTTCCCCTCCCTTTCTCGCGCCTCTTCCCCGATCTATCCCCCCAAATTTTGATTTTTCCTGCAATTCTTCGGCTTCTTTAGGTGGAGTTCTACTTCAGCGATAGCAACCTCCCCCGCGACAATTTCCTAAAGAAGACCGTTCAGGACAGCGAGGATGGATGTATCTTTGTCTGAGAATTATCGTTGTTCGATTTTCTTCGTATTTATTTTCCTGCATGTTTGTTGCCATTGTTGTTGGTCTTGACTGCGGAACTAGTGGTGAGCTTGGCGTTGCTATGTTCGTTTACTCGGATGAAAAATCACCTGGGCTTGAGTGCAGCCATGAAGCCGGAGGAGATCCCGGAGGAGACTGTGTTGTCGGTGGCTGATGTCTTGAGGAGTTCGCCTTCTCTTCGAGTCTCAGAAGATGGTAAATTTCTATCCATCAGGTTGTGTTGCTTGGCAGATGAATTATTAGGAATCTCAGTCCAACTTATCGGTCGATGCCTTTGCAGACTTTATTGGTTGATCGAATTTCCTTGTGGCTCTTGCATTGTTGAATATGAGTATGCTTGCTTGCGCTTCAAGCTTTAGTTTTCTCTTGGAGAAGTCTTTGTCAAGTATACGCTTTACAAAGCTTTGCTCTCATGTAGATATTCTGTTCCATATGTTACTGTTTTTTTAAATCCTGGCCTTCTATTTTGCCTTAGTATACCATTTATGGTTTTACAGTTGACATTCATGGAATTTGTGGTTAATTCTATAATCGGATTACTTCTCCTCTGGTTTTGATCTTGAGTTGCTTTCTGAATATGCCCTTTTTACAGTGTTTACTTAATTTTATGCAGGGAAGAGAGTTGGTAGGAGTACTGAAATGATGAAGCCAGAAGAAGTTATCGAGCAAGTTGATTCAAGGACTATTGCTGTCACACCTTTGCCTTATGATGTTAAGTCAGAAGTTGTTGAGTCTTTTTTTGCTCTTCATGGAAAGGTATTTTCTACTTCGATCGCCATTGCTTTTTCTGTAGGTATGGTCATTTTATCGAACTAGTTGGTTGCTGTAGTACAATGAACTTGATATTACATATTCACTTCAGGGTGATGCcagaatatatacatatgtatatatatatatatatatatgtatgtatgtatatatatatatatatatatatatatatatatatggagagaaacagagagagagagagagagggtgctgaaagaaaattattatttttatgtttgtgTATTTTAAGATaagtaatatataattttatttgctTGTATCTTGTCagtgtttttttttacttttaccaATATTTAAATttagttaatcaaaatattttttatgtttctttAATGAGAGTTATAATTATGGCCCATGTTTCGGAGTCTGGGTATTTCTTCCAATAACTTGTTTGCATTAATTTTGAAATGGAGACAGAACTGGACCTCCAGTCTCTTGCCATTATGGAACTACCTCATCAGATCATTTATGCATTTGAGCATTTTGTATTTTTTAATGCAAATTTACTTCATACATACAGTGCCACTGCTGTTTCATGTCTTAATTATTTGTCCCAACCATGACGATTTTTCTTGTCCACCTTTTGAGCACATCAGTTAGGATAAATTGGTGTTTGCTGGTACTAGCCAAAGTCAGTCACTATAGGCCTTCAATCCTCTACTTAAAGGAAATTGTCTATCTCCAACTGAGTTATTTGAGCATTagccttttgtttctttttagggAATTCAATTTTGTTTTTAAAATAGAGTTTGAGTTAAAATATCTAAGCTTCTACATCCGTCATGATGTTTATACTTATTGACAAGGATTACCGATATGAACCCTTGTTGTGATGAATTATGGAAGAGCTGAAGCAGCCGAGAAAGCACATTTGTTATATGGGGGAAAAAAGTTAAATATGATTAAGGAGATCATCCATGTTTATTGCACTCTATTCCATAAAAAgcattttaaacttttttattcTCTGTATACTTAATATTGAATCAAAGGCAAGGCAGTTCTTGCATTTATAGTATGTTAATTTGTATCCCGTGGGAAAATTTCTGATTGATATCACTTTCTTGTAAAAATTGCTTTTCCATGAATTCACAGGTCAATAGTGTGAGGCTGCCTCGTCATGTTTCTGACAAAAGACACTTTTGTGGCACTGCTTTGATTGAATTTTCGGAAGAAGCTGACGCAACAAAACTTTTAGAGGAGAAGTTGGTTTTTGCTGGAGCAGAGCTAGAAATAAAGCCAAAGTAAGCTTTCTGGATTCTATCATCTGAAAATTTGTAGTgtttaatttgattttttagtgtTTTATGGTGCATACTTTTTGTGTAGCCAAATACATTTAATCACAAAAAAATGCATAAACAATCTATTAGCGATTACAGGAAGatggatataataatttataaattattcaaTGACCATTTTATAAATAACTTagctttggatatatatatataacaatggcAGGCTTAAATGCTTAGTAATCGTAGATTGAtttgtaaaattaaaataatcGAGATAGAAGAAATTTTAAAATGGATGTAACTAGATAAGatcgttggatttt
This DNA window, taken from Musa acuminata AAA Group cultivar baxijiao chromosome BXJ3-7, Cavendish_Baxijiao_AAA, whole genome shotgun sequence, encodes the following:
- the LOC135642660 gene encoding uncharacterized protein LOC135642660 isoform X1; the encoded protein is MAGGNLDLPEDLLPSRLVGEAWAGKDTLAGGNGKEKNPIGFLDEGKDQATSENNIPLSPQWLYAKPGDSKDTRPTSFAPSVTLPDSVQKDMWPQEKKEWRRNVIDLESNRRWREEERETSLLSRRERKKEGDRETEYRKNDRHPDNISLREAADLKTLSSSDRVHEVPNRSAGNENRRDSKWSSRWGPEDKEKEPWTERKVDVEKEGSHSEKQFFLASLRPVSGSDSRDKWRPRHRQEIHSGGSSMLRAAPGFGGVEVPPVPFASGRGRSKSVSGLQFGRPSAAGPIGAWPVNKANFQYPRGKLLDIYRNQKMPVVDFTSESFEEVPPITVSSSIAPLAFVTPDAEEEVVLKDIWKGEVTSSEVSLNRERMTRVNEEIDDGGKTLVDNKHDKMESVATLKELESKDNINLLINLVGPDDRAPKVADHEVIHDKPVLGGNLTNFEINLSEIEVANVDDQTSHLDIPKNIKLGEGSTVSFDVNAKLPDASCPLYDASFVEISNTNNHENHKIEKKLSEQGTFPEELSLFYQDPQGDIQGPFLGVDIISWFEQGFFSTDLPVCLSDAPEGTPFRPLGEVMPHLKLEQHIVLDLPSGNKSEPLDTTRGNLETCVPSSRFSDSFPTNDQQRLLSWDTLDHHVKHNVVESEASVDPNKAWLSFSNSETPLGTTGLEEKIFHDFTGQDTEVVLYKGRPVGDMEKGSGKLVNENIALSRSTSGNHFLMTETGNSSFASHNIPRDNDLNSLGLLWSELEGTHRKLPLSSTVPGSTENLIDNHDSARNAFLFSHNPEQFNSISDFPIMNEPWANNYRSKGSNIIHDNFDANNLSRFEAESNQFSLERQLLLQQLEKQQLQQQRLLSPQNVEFAGTLLDQVRDPMQQHHLVNQQPREDLERILKFQFEQQRYLDQLKQQHQMHQRHQQLHEHQMQLLHRLQHHEPQRQQQLQKQIHLEHLLHRQLLEPGSGASNIDSHVMNMYDQVLLRQRLLSESQQQSHNLSLHHDSASEQFLEANFLQNFQRQNQNDLLDVLSHSKRGQVPTLEQKFLLELQQEQLQARQLSRQLSGMEEERHVGGVWSVDDSGQFIRTAAGPHQNYAARLSQLDLVQAQALSSLEQPSHLQQNFLSHERMPHDPYERRPHPLDRSMHMHVGAPAPNLDLVNAVARAQGLDAQGHLDQLHAFNQIGQIPSSVRSHQIRISEEFAVPHLDARERHWSEASRQRSSDLMESHLKQLQIEAAKQRSTNLSLPGENLNAWASSLGNDGSSEHGLRDLLFHENFQSQQPTGLAVGTPTSSYELRDSWIYSRPSSENPFNLSSERGGLSSSFSESSFFADVGQPTKEQLSNKNMEDDASNFESSRSTLRSGSARSYEQKQFPADIDIIEKEKFVNSVAGGSSLKRLDISNLMEGARGKSLGPRGSSGTRLAMDMQESGVKQAAGGGHEVVNIDKSFRHDSSGKAGGGLTFFNYEMTLDSVHPEEIGSNISGDVLKGTNSSFLEHTRDPHATSSAELPDMIASQPPKGKKPTTFGSSEEDSAGNPASQSTETSISNKKDSRFRRTSSGSDADVMELSFSDMLKSTKKPMPEPENPEVGSLGKAAKKKGKKGRQIDPSLLGFKVHSNRILMGEIQRPDD
- the LOC135642660 gene encoding uncharacterized protein LOC135642660 isoform X4, translating into MAGGNLDLPEDLLPSRLVGEAWAGKDTLAGGNGKEKNPIGFLDEGKDQATSENNIPLSPQWLYAKPGDSKDTRPTSFAPSVTLPDSVQKDMWPQEKKEWRRNVIDLESNRRWREEERETSLLSRRERKKEGDRETEYRKNDRHPDNISLREAADLKTLSSSDRVHEVPNRSAGNENRRDSKWSSRWGPEDKEKEPWTERKVDVEKEGSHSEKQFFLASLRPVSGSDSRDKWRPRHRQEIHSGGSSMLRAAPGFGGVEVPPVPFASGRGRSKSVSGLQFGRPSAAGPIGAWPVNKANFQYPRGKLLDIYRNQKMPVVDFTSESFEEVPPITVSSSIAPLAFVTPDAEEEVVLKDIWKGEVTSSEVSLNRERMTRVNEEIELESKDNINLLINLVGPDDRAPKVADHEVIHDKPVLGGNLTNFEINLSEIEVANVDDQTSHLDIPKNIKLGEGSTVSFDVNAKLPDASCPLYDASFVEISNTNNHENHKIEKKLSEQGTFPEELSLFYQDPQGDIQGPFLGVDIISWFEQGFFSTDLPVCLSDAPEGTPFRPLGEVMPHLKLEQHIVLDLPSGNKSEPLDTTRGNLETCVPSSRFSDSFPTNDQQRLLSWDTLDHHVKHNVVESEASVDPNKAWLSFSNSETPLGTTGLEEKIFHDFTGQDTEVVLYKGRPVGDMEKGSGKLVNENIALSRSTSGNHFLMTETGNSSFASHNIPRDNDLNSLGLLWSELEGTHRKLPLSSTVPGSTENLIDNHDSARNAFLFSHNPEQFNSISDFPIMNEPWANNYRSKGSNIIHDNFDANNLSRFEAESNQFSLERQLLLQQLEKQQLQQQRLLSPQNVEFAGTLLDQVRDPMQQHHLVNQQPREDLERILKFQFEQQRYLDQLKQQHQMHQRHQQLHEHQMQLLHRLQHHEPQRQQQLQKQIHLEHLLHRQLLEPGSGASNIDSHVMNMYDQVLLRQRLLSESQQQSHNLSLHHDSASEQFLEANFLQNFQRQNQNDLLDVLSHSKRGQVPTLEQKFLLELQQEQLQARQLSRQLSGMEEERHVGGVWSVDDSGQFIRTAAGPHQNYAARLSQLDLVQAQALSSLEQPSHLQQNFLSHERMPHDPYERRPHPLDRSMHMHVGAPAPNLDLVNAVARAQGLDAQGHLDQLHAFNQIGQIPSSVRSHQIRISEEFAVPHLDARERHWSEASRQRSSDLMESHLKQLQIEAAKQRSTNLSLPGENLNAWASSLGNDGSSEHGLRDLLFHENFQSQQPTGLAVGTPTSSYELRDSWIYSRPSSENPFNLSSERGGLSSSFSESSFFADVGQPTKEQLSNKNMEDDASNFESSRSTLRSGSARSYEQKQFPADIDIIEKEKFVNSVAGGSSLKRLDISNLMEGARGKSLGPRGSSGTRLAMDMQESGVKQAAGGGHEVVNIDKSFRHDSSGKAGGGLTFFNYEMTLDSVHPEEIGSNISGDVLKGTNSSFLEHTRDPHATSSAELPDMIASQPPKGKKPTTFGSSEEDSAGNPASQSTETSISNKKDSRFRRTSSGSDADVMELSFSDMLKSTKKPMPEPENPEVGSLGKAAKKKGKKGRQIDPSLLGFKVHSNRILMGEIQRPDD